The DNA window GTATTATGGGTTAAatatacgtcacaataacgATTACGTCATCtcaataatgacgtcacaccttctctcctttcttcttcttccattCTCCTGATTCTCTCGGCCTcgatttcttttttctttctcCAGAGTTCTCTCACTGCTTCCTGTCGCTCGTTGACGTCATCTAACGAAAAATTACGTCTTCAATCCCACTTAAActgcttatgacgtcacactcacCCCATGATTCTCCTGGTGTGACGTAACAGGACTGTAGTGACGTCTGACCAGCTcctatttgattgacagctgtcACTCGGAAGAAATACGTCTGCCCTGTAGAAGcaatgtatgacatcatcaactaCGTCATCTCaccatgacatcatcaccatACTAACCAGTAATAAGACCGTCcactttgtatttttcatCTTCAACTTGTTCGGGCAACTTGTTGCAGGGAATCCAGAAGTCGCTTCCTTCTTTACGTCTGCGGTAATTGATCAAGAAGATATGACGTCAATATTTGGGggaaatgacgtcatgattaatgagatttttaatatttctaatttaacTTTGGCCAACTCCATGAATCTATAATGctcatgaagttggacgattctcgtaacgaTCATTCAGGAACAAGTTATACGAAATATGCAATTCataaatcaagtccaaccaatagtttactataaaaactttatagtTGATTTGAATCAAACACTTCACCCACCTATCCACGGTATACCCAATGAAGTCCCCATGTCCCATCCTTTCTGGTCGCCTCCATTCAAGCATCACACTatcttctgtgacgtcagcGATGGTGACGTCACGAGGCTCTGATGGTCGCTCGGGTTCCTGCGCTCTCACACGACCCGGAAGTAACTTCCATTCCCCGAAACCTGCCACGTTGCACGCCCTCAAGCGGAACTGATAAAACTCGTTTTCCACCAacccaatgacgtcatagtgacgTTGTGTGAGCGGTTTGTTGTTCACTGGTTTGAATTTCCCGCCAACTGGTCGACtgtataagatatctatgttactCGGAATATTGGGAACACTTTTTCTACTTTTAGGGACATAAAAACCACAGGGCAATTGCTGCTATTGTGCCCCAAAtggaaaaaaagttaaagcgAAAAGGTTTTTCCTAACATTAAACTATATGCCCAATACCAAAGGCAGcagaaaacttaaaataaaaagacaaaacgTTGAAgcaaattgaaaatttaaaaggaaacattttttaataacaagaGAAATATCCACCATTCCAGGTAATATCCCGTGACGTTCGATCCACCGTCGCTAGATGGCGCCTCCCAGCAAACCTTGATACTTTTCTTAGTCACGCATGGTTTACCTTCGTGATCAGCCACCCGGAACAACCCCTGGACCCCTCCCCACCAGTTTGGCggctctgtgacgtcattgttagTTTATAAccacattatgacgtcataatactcACTTATTCCGTCACTAGCAAGTATTGGTTCACTTGGTTGGGAGAAAAGGCTTGTACCGAGGCTATTTACCGCCCTCACGCGGAACATATAACTTTCACCCTGTTGTAACTCACCAACGGGGTATCTTGTGTATCTGGAAAATAACCTGATTGTTATTTACCTGGTaaaatacgatagcgaagattaaattaattataacagCAAAGAAAAGGGggatcaacagcaaaacgacaatcgttaaaacacgctacgaaGAAAACTACTtcagtaaaagtgtcaaataaaaacgcGCTATCAAGCTAACAATCGTCGGTTTTGTCCTCATCATtagtgttacgtcatagcctacgtcataatacctaaTAGGGGTGTGGTTCGCTTGTATCCAGTGTTCGCATCCAAGTTGTCGATACTCCAGGAAATATCGGACGTTTTCCCCGCCAGACTTGCTTGGGGGAGTCCATCCCACTTCTATGAACTCTCGGGTTACCTACGtaatgtatgacgtcatagttggtgacgtcataatcggtGACATGTTTTGGTAACGTCATAATCGGTGACATgttttaatgacgtcatggaaACAAGCTTACCTTCAATGATTGCAAGTCGCTAGGTGGCGTTGGAGGTCCACGATACTTTGTGTTCATTTTTTCTTCGGCAACAACGTCATCagtgtttatgacgtcatcattaacTTTTGTTGCGTCGTTTgcattcgtgacgtcatcatcctCATTGACGTCACTAACTTCCGGTGTAGTTTTCTCACCACCTGTGATGAACTATGTTGTAACAATAGGTTTGTTTCAGTATAGAAACCTCTGCttggaatatttttgtttttttcgcaaattaaaataaaattcacacAGTTCGTTTGTAATCAATACTACCGTAATAAACCTTACTTAGCGCAAAATGactttttaaacgaaaatataaaaatatagtttgaaCCCCACCATTCATCGCGAGGCCGACTTGAAtcgtgtttgtgacgtcactggggTCACTTAGACCCGCCCCGTTCATCGCGAAGACGCGAAACTTGTAAGCGACCCCGGGGTTGAGTCCCGTGACCGGATACGGGTCAGTGGTTTTGAGAGGTTCTGACGTGGCGCGCTCCCATTGGTCGCTTCCATCTTCACAATACTCGATGACGTAACCATCAATCTCATCACCCTCTGGCGCCACCCAACGGACGCAAACAATGTCTCCATTAGCCGATAATGACGTCGTAATATCGCTTGGGATTCCTTTGAAAAGTAAACTTTGTTACTTTTGTTACCAAGCTAACGTCAAATACCCGTTTTTCGGTTTGCTGAttggtgtttatataaaggtAATTAAAACCAATAGCTTGAAAGGCAGTCGAAATGTTAGAACAAATATTACGTTTATACTCAAAGAGCagataacaaaattttaaaccaagtaATCGATTATGACGTACCTGGTACGTCACTGGGTTCTTCTTCCTCGACACAAATATCGTCTGTTTCCGGTGGAACCAAACTTCCGGGTTCGAGGAGCTCTGTAATGACGTAgttataatgacgtcatcaacctTATATGGTATATAATACTGCAGATACCATCAGCATAAATAAAGAATGGATGGGTTTGGGTTGaatgataaaagagaatgaaaacatgctgGATCAGGCAAACTCGCCATTTGTCTGCACAAACCAAAACGGTGAGTCCTTATTTTCcttcaattttattaaagattTTCCACTTGCCCCCCCCCGTGATTTTTGGTCTTCGTAAATAACCTTGGTCAACATTATGGCTCCCACAATACCCACCTAACGGCAACATTGGCGTTCCTGGATCCCTCATGGCCACGGGACCCACAGGTAAAGACGCTGGCCCTCTTCCCCACCTATTATAGGCTCGCACTCTGAAGAAATAGATTTCTCCCTCCTCCAAACCACACACTGGACTTGTGGTTAACCTGACCGATCTCGTGCTCGCCATCCGCCAAACGCTTGATCCAGACTCCGCCCTgggaaagttgtttttttttaaactgataatttttgtgttttttcaacAGCGAATACGTTCTATGATATACAACCCACCCCTTACCTCAATATTGGGTTGTTGTTCATACGGTTTAAAGTTGTCGATGCgggtatttatttaaaccgGGGAGTAATAAATCACTTACTTTTCAATAAAGTATCCTTCAATCGGTGCCCCACCAAAATACCCTGTGTAACCTGGTGGCTTCCACGTCAGAACTACGTAATtcctggtgacgtcatcatactGTAGACAGGTGGGCGCGGAGGGAGGGGCGTTGTTGCCATGGACAACAAGGTTACATTTGGAGGTTGAAGCTCCGCAGTTGTTGTAAGCACGGCATACGTATTCACCTGgaagtatgacgtcatgatgacgtgtatgaatatgacgtcatgatgacgTATGTGAGTTGACAACATCGGGGTATTGTTTGGGTAAGCAAatttttgttctttataaCAATTATACAAAGATTGTTTGTTGTATATAGCAAGTACAAACACGCCACTATTcggtaaaaaaaaatcgatttgACATAGAAATTTGCGTCGCGCGctttgtttatgacgtcacagacccACCTTCGTCATCGGTGAACGCTTTAAGAATCGTCAACGACGCGATTCTTCCATCAAAGTCGGTTCTCACGTGACTTGTCTTCGTATCCAAGTTACGACCTATGACGTGCTCaattataagatgtttatgtcgctgctaccattgtgagagtgtttgtccttaggcaagactcTTAACgtcaattgcttcaacccagccATTAGGAAAACAATTACCCctaaagttgcatacgtgggacttttaagcgggcacgagatgtatgaaatagtacacccgtgttataacaactgttgttgccccaacATCGGAAGATAAATAGCTACAttcatatatacaatatttctaTACCGTTGAGCGTCCAAAACACTTCCGGGTTAGGTTTCCCATCGACCTCACACGTCATCACAACAGCGTCGCCTTCGTTGACCTCCTTGTTGAACAACCGAGTGATAAAGTTGGGGTAACCTGGGGTGGGGGGGGTGTAAGTTTGGGGTTTAATTTGCAATGTTGGTTCCCTTTTGTGTGTAATTTACTGTGGGGTCTTATTGACGCCCACCGCCTACACACAGTAAAAGATGCATGCGGTACAAGAATCAGAACACCCgatttataacgactgttgtttatcgggcacgcaaggataaataagttacattcgtttaaTGTCTGTTTTCCATTGCTGTCTAATTTACTGTTGTGTATTTTTGTTCAATGGAATCATCGGTTATTAAGGTTACTTAGGGTGAAACTTTAATCGTATTTATCTCGGTATAAACTGACTGTCTTAACTGTGACATCATTCATCTCattagtgacgtcactataCTCGACTCTGACGTCATTACACTCGAATGTGACGTcttcaaaactatttttaaaatggaaaaaaagacaacaaaattaattttcgtaaattaaaacataaaactgtaAACACACGTCACAATTAATCCTGTCTACAAATCAtctatatgacgtaacaatcgctTTCATATCTTCTCGAACAATTCTTCTTCTTTATAAttccattatgacgtcatctaAGCTATTCATCGTCATCATTGTCTTGCTCATTGTTTCGCGACACTGCAGCGACAACATcttctattatgacgtcaccacgGATCGACGTATCGCGCCTCACTTCCGGTTGTTGGAACAAAGTCTCCGACAAGCAACCTCCAATTTCGTCACGGATCGCTGGTTTCGaggttatgacgtcaccggAAGTTTCGTCAGGTaggcttgtgacgtcacacggtTGGTTTCGCGTGATTTTGATCGCTTCGATCGGGGATTCCCCTTGTGCGAGAATCTGCATTTCCAGAACGCTCTCGAACTTTCCAACACCCGGTGGCGGTGCGGAGAAGGTTACGACCTTTGAACTCTTGACCTCTGGTTCCTCGGTAGCGGTTATGGAGCTGATGAACAACGAATCCTTGGATTCATCAACCGGTGGTTCTGCATCTGGAACGAACCAACTTTAAAGTTTCCCATCTTTATGGTGGATGCGGTGATGACGTTGCatggtgatgacgtcatatgatGATGATGTGATGCAGAAGGAATTGGTGAAAATGATTTCATATAATAGTGATGACGTCGTATGATGgtgatgatgacgtcacttggTCTTGAAGTCACATggtgttgatgacgtcacatagtGTTGATGACGCGATGAAGAATTGTTGAAAATGACGCCGAAACGAAATGTTCAACCTAACTTACTAATACATGCGATACCAACCCACCCACCTGGTATGTTCATTCCTTGCACATCCGGGTAATCCGTCGGCTTCCTCAAGTTGAACCCTGACTTGATGTCGTAATATCCGCTCTTACTATCATCGTATCGACGAACCAACAACGTTGCGTAACTTGACATTTCACCCTTGTAGTTCTGCGCTGATATCCGGTAGGTGCCGCTATCCTCCAGTTTGCACCTGGTGACGTCATGTGTAAATgcgattacgtcataatcatggTTATAACGTTGTACAAATTAAAGATGACGTCAAAGAGAACAATGATTACATATATACCCTAAAAAACGACGTTACACTCAtccataatgacgtcacatgcagtgatgatgacgtcatagacacATTTACTTACTGGAATATCTCTAGGGTGTGAACGCCGTATTGGTTCGATATCTTCATGGTGCCTGGGGCGAGGGTAAGGGGTTCGATGGGCACCATGTTATGATACCATATTATCCGGGGTGGGGGGCTACCACGTATCGTGCATGTAAACTTCACGTACATCTGCAATGCATGGTGGGTTAGAGGGTCGTTacgtcatgatgacgtcatactacCTTCTCCCAGACCACGTGGGACCTGAGTTTCATGTCGAACATCGGAGCGCTGTTCAATCGGTCACGTGATCTTTCTTCGTTGTAAACTTTCGGTCGGTAGTCCACACCACGTGTTCTGTACCTGGGACGTATTGTAatgacgtgtgatgacgtcacatttatttatgacgtaacatctATCGATGACGTTGTAATGACGTAATACTCACTGATATTTCTTATGTTCCAGCTCCTGTATATCTTCGTCCTCCTCAACCGGAAATGACCTACGTACCGCGATGTATGACGCAATATCCTTCATGGCTTCTTCTTCTTCACCAACCGCGGGATCCGgtcgtctatgacgtcataatgatgaAACTTTTCacgttattacgtcacaacccACCTTCTAGACACCGGCATTGTATATCCCGCCTCAGCTTTCTCATCGAACTTGGCGCGTTTTCGTTtctcttgtgacgtcatttcaaCATGCTTCTTCACTTTTGGTGGTGACGTCACCTGTTCATCTTCTGCGTCATCCTCGAACTTTgatggtgacgtcatgtaCCTCGGTCGCGGAgctggtgacgtcattatgtCTTCATCGTCCGAATCCAGGAGATATTCGGGAATTTTGTATTTCTGACGTCGTGGCGTGACGTCAGTGGTGACTTCATCAACATCATCATATCGTCGCCTAGTGATAAATATCCTTGTTACTAGTTAAAAagtggttatgacgtcacaaaccgtGTCATAATCGGGGAATCTCTTTGTTCGAATCGCGTCGATCGTCTTTGTGGGATCATGGCGTCATCAGGCAACTGAAATTCAAAGtgattattatgacgtcacaagttctatgacgtcacaagcacTGTACCACGCCCACCTCAAATGGTGAGTAAGATCGTCGGTTCGGTTGTCCGATCTTTGGAAGTCGGAGGGGCGAACTAAGCTGTGACATCGCTTCGTCGTCGTCATCGccccacctgtcaatcaaatacaacttgtcaatcaaacatcacctgtcaatcaaacacaacctgcCAATCAAACactacctgtcaatcaaacaaaacctgtcaatcaaacacaacctgaATCAAACGCCACATGTCAATCCAACACAACCTGCCAATCAAACACTACCCGTCAATCAAACACCGCCTGTTAATTAACACACCCTGTCAATCAACACAAAGCCCATTGTTCAAACCGGAAGTTACCTTCGACGACGCGCGTAATCACGTGACGTATCACTCCTCAACGAAAACGAATAATCGTCGTTTCCATAACGACGGTAATCGTCATCACTATACTTAACTGGCATTCTCCTAGGTAACTATAGCAACTGATGACGTAATCTGTAATAAGATAATAGTGATGACATAATAATATGTAATACACATATGACgctaatttaatttattcaaagtaATTAGGATTTAATTCGATCAGTTGGGAGTTAGCAGCTGCGGGTAAAGTAATTGAtagattaatatttaatttaacaaaatggtGGATGCGTGTAACTATGAGGTGACTATACTTGAACGTATgtagatgtttcggacagtaacttggtggatagtaacctcttttacactgatgatggaccaagttactgtctggatactaaactcattatcagcagatgtttcggacagtaacttggtggatagtaacctcttttacactgatgatggaccaagtaaAATACTTCCACTATAAAGCTACACTTCTgtctaatttaaattataaaccgcTAAAGTCtgaacgtatgtaacttatttatcctcgcatgacggggcaacgacagtcgttataacacgggtgttctgtttcatgcagctcgtgcccgcttacgagttaccacgtatgcaacttatttatcctcacatggcggggcaactacagttgttataacacgggtgttctgtttcatacacctcgtgctcgcttacaagttaccacgtatataacttatttattctttcatggcggggcaacgacagtcgttataacacgggtgttctgtttcatacacctcgtgcctgcttacaagttaccatgtatgtaactttgtagctAACTGTATTGCATAGTAGTTACAAACTCCAAATCCGTACAACTCTATCTTAAACTATGCGATGCAACTTTACCATAGCCCGCCCCAAAAACACTGATGTCTGTTTGAATGTCTTTGCCGTGGACGCTTTAAGTGGGTCGGGACGTCATCACCTAAGTTAGTTGCTGCGAAATGTCAGCTGTCATTGTAGCGATTGTGACGTTATAAATAGGTGATGATGACGTTTTAGCAACTTGAGTGTGGATTCCAAATTCGGTTCATTCGTATCGTTGTCGTATACGTTAACCAATGTCAcatctattatgacgtcacattgctaatacatatatttgtaatttgttcttctagaaacaaagaaatatcaaaatacACCCAGCAGTTATTAACGGTACaacctgcgctgaacaacactgggtgtagatattttttttgtttttttttagcaatacagtataggttggggtaagatgggacaagttttcattctcttttgtcgtcccatttggtagcaagcAATGAActaatgtttacagaattacataaCTGTATTCCCACAACTTCAAAAgagggttgttaattgtaatttTCACGCACCCGGAAACATATATCTATACAAGTATCGtgcatattattattattatatatgttgtataaataacTCCCTATCTCACGACaggtttattatttctatgaatCAGCCTTCCACCTGCCATAACAATCATCATCGTGATGCAAACAATGGGTTGTTACGTCTCACGAACTTCGTGACGTAGAATATGAGTCACAATGATTATTGTCACGTCATAACCGGGATAAATGGAACGCGGGACTTCTGCGATCTTCACTTCGATCTTGAAAATGTGGGAACGATTTTTCATCTTCGTCGTTCTTTGTTGTGCTAGCAAAGGTATGtaggtttattattttatatagtagggtggggaagatgggacacctttagcacataatatccagatatcctgatcgttgtttactactaaatgggacgagaaatagagttaaaaagtgtcccatcttccccaatcctagtgtattattttacaatattttatatgggtgaggttcttgttAAGGATGTGGGGTTTAGGCCATAGCTGGGTCATTACCCTAGCTAACACGCTGGGTGCTTAtataaacatgattgaatgaatgtaacttatttatcctcgcatgaaggaacaacgacagtcattaaaccacagttgttctgttttatacacctcgtactcgcttacaagttatcacgtatgtaactttgtgggtgattccTTTTATGAATGAACGCACCCCCAACCACTAATAAACCCCTTAAACATTCCAGGCCACGCGAATTCCATCGAACCTCCTGAAGGAGCTGGCGCAGGTAATAAGTcgtagtttaaattaaatacaccTTAATACGAgttcatttatattatatgttgggtttagcaaccatgttttttattcGACATTTTTCCTCAAGTACtttttacccgtagcgtgtgttgttttgctgctaattcccttcttttcgctgttttaattatttttttgatatgataaatatatctattttctttgttatgCATTACTTCCGCATACATCAATCACGTGACATCTTTATTCACAGGTGCTCGACAACCCCCTCCCGTGGATAGAAACACACTTGGAGAAATCGCGGGTGAATATTTAACGTAACAATAATTTGTTGTGacgtttttaacattatactTTAATATGacgtaaaactattttattatgacgtatatttattatattattttattgtgacgtaacataatttattttatactgtCGTCATTTACAATCGGTATAACAATGATGTTTATAACGTCATAACAGAGACAATCGAGCCGATCTCGAACGAGTTGACCCATTGTATGGAAGCGCCGCCAGGGTGCAGTAGAGAGTGCGTGCTTGGTTTCATTAGAACATCCGCTGGGTGTCAGTGTAGATGCGCCACCCAGGGAATAATGGAGGGTGACATCAAAATAGaaggtttgttacgtcatgttGTAACGTCATatgtacaatattttgtattatgacgtcatacacgcAGCTGGACAATACAATGGAATGCTTAACGCTATGGGACTTCCCCGTGAAAGCCACGTGACAACCAGGGGGGCCACTGGCGCCACCTTCGGGCGCAAGTGGCCGAAAGAAGGTGATTTCGTCATCGTGCCTTACACTTTTAACGCGAATGTTggtaagtgacgtcatcatgaaCTATTGACTATTACTGAGTGACACTTGgactttaaaacaactttgaagGTTGTAAACGCGTAACGATGTAAAAACTATATTGTTCTTTGCTGATTTATATTTcctgaataaataaagatgTTTTTCCAGCGGAATCGAAGCGGGAAAAAGTCCGCCAAGCTATCCTGAGATACAATGAAGTCACTTGCATCAGGATTCGTCCCAGGAGGGGAGAGAGAGATTATATTGAGATCAAAGATGGAACTGGATGCATGTCGGATCTTGGGAGGTCGGGAGGGAAACAATCGGTAGGTTGGGGGTGGATTGTTTTAGGTGGTGGGGCAATGGCAGccgttacaacacaggtgttctgttttatacacctcgtgcccgcttacaagttaccacgtatgtaacttatttatcctcgcatggtggggcaacgacagtcgttataacacaggtgttctgtttcatacacctcgtgcctgcttacaagttaccaagtatgtaacttatttatcctcgcatggcgggccaacgacagttgttataaacacgggtgttctgtttcatacacctcgtgcccgcttccaagttaccaggtatgtaactttgtgagtggttgtttttttgtatggctgacaatttggacaacacattagtgaccactgggttgaagcaattgtcgtaaagtgtcttgcccaagattGAATACAGCCATTATGTAGCCAAGTGACGATTGTTTTACCAATGGCACCAGTCACGTCACCGCTTTTATTTTTACGTCATACAcagcattgttacatcacagatGACGCTTGGTAGAGGATGCGACTCGATGCGAGGAATAATCATCCACGAGTTCATGCACGCCCTCGGATTCTTTCACGAACAATCAAGGTTCGATCGCGATCGTTACGTCACAGTCGTTTGGAACAACATAAAATCGGGTGAGTCGTTCGGCAGCGGGCATGAGGTCCTTGTATATTGTAAAGGTCGCCTGCTGGGTGTTGTTTCTtccttttaattaaatggaaATATGTTGAAAGTAACTGAGTGTTTtatcgactgttgttttctcgTTATATCCTGTTATCCTGCCACCGTAATAAAAGGTACAaatgaatattattattattataaatgcCAACGTATCCTCAGGAGCCAATGTCAACTTTAACAAGATGGGACGGGAAACATGGGACAGTTATGGTTCGGACTACGATCCGGATTCAGTCATGCATTACGGGGGGAACTTCTTCTCAAAGAACGGACGGCCTACCATTATTAacaagtaataataataacagaatggaaaagatatatataaagatacaTATATAGAAAagatacatatagtagggtggggaaagacgggacacgtttgcacataatatctaaatatcctgatcgtatgggttaagatgggacaccggaATTTGTAAACCACCAAATGAgataaaagataataaaacataatcattTTCCAATCTTGCTATatcatgacgtaacaatgaaattattaatatgacgtcacaatagggCGACAGGGAGGGCGGTAAACTACCAACGCCGCGACTTTTCGAGGCAGGATCTTCTACAACTTAATAGGAAGTATGAATGTTCAAGTAAGTTACggttttatcaatttaaatttaaattgattgtattataggtttagcagccacgcttttatttgtcATTCGAGTGGTTTTTACCCgcagtgtgttttaacgaacTGTTTTTatcttcattgtttttattcatttaatctaAACCTCGCAATCCTCACAGGTTATCAGGGACAACAATCAGAAGGTGATGACGTCAGATTGGttgtattgtgttttgtttaaatgtttatgacgtaatcaacTGCTGACGTAATATTTCAGGGTTTCCGGTAGCGGCCACCACCACGACACCGGCTCAGACGGGACCTTGTGAGGATAGATCACCGTGAGTTGAtggttgatgacatcattggTTACGTCAGCAAGAACGTCatggatgacgtcattaatttCGTTGTTGGTGACGTAACCACTGACGCTGTTGCTCTTAACGTCATTGATGACATTGTTACTGACGTCATTGATGACATTGTCACTGACGTCCTTGATGNNNNNNNNNNNNNNNNNNNNNNNNNNNNNNNNNNNNNNNNNNNNNNNNNNTAAAACCCGAAT is part of the Ciona intestinalis unplaced genomic scaffold, KH HT000177.2, whole genome shotgun sequence genome and encodes:
- the LOC100180349 gene encoding titin isoform X1, with product MPVKYSDDDYRRYGNDDYSFSLRSDTSRDYARRRRWGDDDDEAMSQLSSPLRLPKIGQPNRRSYSPFEVGVLPDDAMIPQRRSTRFEQRDSPIMTRRRYDDVDEVTTDVTPRRQKYKIPEYLLDSDDEDIMTSPAPRPRYMTSPSKFEDDAEDEQVTSPPKVKKHVEMTSQEKRKRAKFDEKAEAGYTMPVSRRRPDPAVGEEEEAMKDIASYIAVRRSFPVEEDEDIQELEHKKYQYRTRGVDYRPKVYNEERSRDRLNSAPMFDMKLRSHVVWEKMYVKFTCTIRGSPPPRIIWYHNMVPIEPLTLAPGTMKISNQYGVHTLEIFQCKLEDSGTYRISAQNYKGEMSSYATLLVRRYDDSKSGYYDIKSGFNLRKPTDYPDVQGMNIPGYPNFITRLFNKEVNEGDAVVMTCEVDGKPNPEVFWTLNGRNLDTKTSHVRTDFDGRIASLTILKAFTDDEGEYVCRAYNNCGASTSKCNLVVHGNNAPPSAPTCLQYDDVTRNYVVLTWKPPGYTGYFGGAPIEGYFIEKAESGSSVWRMASTRSVRLTTSPVCGLEEGEIYFFRVRAYNRWGRGPASLPVGPVAMRDPGTPMLPLELLEPGSLVPPETDDICVEEEEPSDVPGIPSDITTSLSANGDIVCVRWVAPEGDEIDGYVIEYCEDGSDQWERATSEPLKTTDPYPVTGLNPGVAYKFRVFAMNGAGLSDPSDVTNTIQVGLAMNGGEKTTPEVSDVNEDDDVTNANDATKVNDDVINTDDVVAEEKMNTKYRGPPTPPSDLQSLKVTREFIEVGWTPPSKSGGENVRYFLEYRQLGCEHWIQANHTPIRYTRYPVGELQQGESYMFRVRAVNSLGTSLFSQPSEPILASDGIKPPNWWGGVQGLFRVADHEGKPCVTKKSIKVCWEAPSSDGGSNVTGYYLECRPVGGKFKPVNNKPLTQRHYDVIGLVENEFYQFRLRACNVAGFGEWKLLPGRVRAQEPERPSEPRDVTIADVTEDSVMLEWRRPERMGHGDFIGYTVDRRKEGSDFWIPCNKLPEQVEDEKYKVDGLITGQTYFFRVTAVNQIGAGQTSLQSCYVTPGESWDDVNERQEAVRELWRKKKEIEAERIRRMEEEERREAFASKMKDCYVTEGGQGYFECRVKDARTKVTWYLGNWKEVEIKPEGKYDVISRGKRRSLIVNNCSSDDVQAVHCVASYNGCTSTADLVVGNMEPVHFVRAPVNVFLTKGQTAIFDCLLSKPNPIVSWSKNDITINESDDVRYEFITQGCGRSLIINDVTPDDVAMYEISGLGGKYTVNLVVDGVLPVKFDKKLDDSSLPHDVTMAQFECMAVPSPLHEGRIPAATWFHNGEVVEADDERYELVAVGNNHVLKIINPTYEDNGEIVCVIDGGSTRCLIDIEKPPPPPPKPARSEDYIINFEQGLRAEPLPNALRLFCIVTKLRDDAHIIWYQNNKEIVVDNQKYKCFNDQSTGLVSLVITPIHEELERGKFTCEFITPLSTFDTKVNFEFENDEFSKILEKSAEMLQEEDEERRVRKEERQKKKEEKKKGGPDKLVIKKEDIVDPIDVIPILAEGIEHGVDEAGRIIIFVQTNKELEQYKVTWLRNSQPVDQERHHAEVEGSKAILKIEEPCVDDAATYTCQMTSSESKCETSADLTGNVFKELLLRSAETRIAPKPECDVTEDSEQPIEVVELVVEKEEEC